One genomic region from Selenihalanaerobacter shriftii encodes:
- a CDS encoding aspartate aminotransferase family protein has translation MKKREIVKADNDYFMNVFGDRMPIVVDKGEGIKVYDKEGNEYLDFLAGIAVNALGHSHPEFNKTLKNQIDKIIHCTNIYYIEPQAKLNKLLVENSVGDRIFYGNSGAEANEGAIKLARKYFKVRDEDRYEVITTTKSFHGRTLATIAATGQEKYQKPFTPLPEGFKSVPFNDLDALKGAVSDKTCAIMLEPIQGEGGINVADKEYLKGVRELCDEEGILLLLDEIQTGLGRTGKLFGYEHYGIEPDIFTLAKALGNGIPVSALLAKEEVADAFKPGDHGSTFGGNPLACAAAYTTLNTILEEGLVGHTLKMGKYFKNKLNELIEEYDFVKSVRGKGLMIGLEVDLNAKVLVGEALEKGLLINAVSGTTLRFLPPLIVEEKDIDQVVEILNDMFAKYE, from the coding sequence ATGAAGAAAAGAGAAATTGTTAAAGCAGATAATGATTATTTTATGAATGTCTTTGGTGACAGAATGCCGATCGTAGTGGATAAAGGAGAAGGTATTAAGGTTTATGATAAAGAGGGGAATGAATATTTAGATTTTTTGGCAGGTATTGCAGTTAATGCTTTAGGTCATAGTCATCCAGAATTTAATAAAACATTAAAGAATCAAATTGATAAAATAATTCATTGTACTAATATTTATTACATTGAGCCTCAAGCAAAGTTAAATAAGTTATTAGTAGAGAATTCAGTAGGAGATAGGATTTTTTATGGGAATAGTGGAGCAGAGGCTAATGAGGGGGCAATTAAATTAGCTCGTAAGTATTTTAAGGTAAGAGATGAAGATAGATATGAGGTTATTACTACTACTAAGTCATTTCATGGACGAACTTTAGCCACTATTGCAGCAACAGGACAAGAGAAGTATCAAAAACCGTTTACTCCTTTACCAGAAGGCTTTAAATCAGTACCTTTTAATGATTTAGATGCTTTAAAAGGAGCTGTTTCTGATAAAACTTGTGCAATTATGTTAGAACCTATTCAAGGTGAAGGCGGAATTAATGTAGCAGATAAGGAGTATTTAAAAGGAGTTAGGGAACTCTGCGATGAAGAAGGAATATTACTGCTCCTAGATGAGATTCAAACCGGACTAGGAAGAACGGGTAAGTTATTTGGATATGAACATTATGGAATTGAACCAGATATTTTTACATTAGCTAAGGCATTGGGCAATGGAATACCGGTTAGTGCCTTATTAGCTAAGGAAGAAGTAGCAGATGCTTTTAAACCTGGTGATCACGGTTCTACGTTTGGTGGTAACCCTTTAGCTTGTGCGGCAGCTTATACAACGCTTAATACCATTTTAGAAGAAGGTTTAGTGGGACATACTCTTAAGATGGGAAAATACTTTAAGAATAAGTTAAATGAATTAATCGAAGAGTATGATTTTGTTAAGAGTGTTAGAGGGAAAGGTTTAATGATTGGTTTAGAAGTTGACCTTAATGCTAAAGTATTAGTTGGTGAAGCTTTAGAAAAAGGTTTATTAATAAATGCAGTTAGTGGAACAACTTTACGATTTTTACCGCCATTAATTGTGGAGGAAAAGGATATTGATCAAGTGGTAGAGATATTAAATGATATGTTTGCAAAATATGAATAA
- the argB gene encoding acetylglutamate kinase, with product MNDVIKKADVLVEALPYMRKFQGKTIVIKYGGNAMVNNKIKESVLEDITLLKYVGVNPVIVHGGGPVISETLDKFEIESEFYQGLRITTKEIMEIVEMVLVGKINKEIVSLANKFGSKAIGVCGKDGNLIEADDYELNSKNEVDLGYVGQVKEINSEILDKLIVDNFLPIVAPIGAGENGESYNINADLVAGHLAAALNADKLILLTNVEGILGDKNNNSSLISSLTIDEAKIMMNDKRIAGGMIPKVNSCINALENGVRRTHILDGRVPHALLLEIFTDRGIGTMVTK from the coding sequence ATGAATGATGTAATTAAGAAAGCAGATGTACTAGTAGAAGCCTTACCATATATGCGAAAATTCCAAGGTAAGACTATAGTAATTAAGTATGGTGGAAATGCTATGGTTAATAATAAAATTAAAGAATCGGTATTAGAAGATATTACACTTTTAAAGTATGTAGGAGTTAATCCAGTAATAGTTCATGGTGGGGGACCTGTGATTAGTGAAACCTTGGATAAGTTTGAAATTGAAAGTGAGTTTTATCAGGGATTAAGAATTACTACTAAAGAGATTATGGAAATTGTAGAAATGGTACTAGTAGGAAAAATTAATAAAGAAATAGTTTCTTTAGCTAATAAATTTGGTAGTAAGGCTATAGGAGTATGTGGTAAAGATGGTAACTTAATTGAGGCAGATGATTATGAATTAAATTCTAAAAATGAAGTTGATTTAGGGTATGTAGGGCAGGTTAAAGAGATTAATTCTGAAATTTTGGATAAATTAATAGTTGATAACTTTTTACCAATTGTAGCTCCAATTGGAGCAGGTGAAAATGGAGAAAGTTATAATATTAATGCTGATTTAGTTGCTGGTCATTTAGCAGCAGCCTTAAATGCAGATAAATTAATTTTATTAACTAATGTGGAAGGGATTTTAGGAGATAAGAATAATAATAGTTCTTTAATTTCTTCATTAACTATTGACGAGGCAAAAATAATGATGAATGATAAGCGAATAGCAGGTGGTATGATTCCTAAAGTTAATTCTTGCATTAATGCTTTAGAGAATGGAGTGCGGAGAACTCATATTCTGGATGGAAGAGTACCTCATGCATTATTATTAGAAATATTTACAGATAGAGGAATTGGCACTATGGTAACTAAGTAG
- the argJ gene encoding bifunctional glutamate N-acetyltransferase/amino-acid acetyltransferase ArgJ → MSEDLKKIQFKDISGGITSTPGFSGAGINCGIKKDDRDLALIYSESEARLAAVFTQNQVKAAPVFIGQKLRKNGKAQALIINSGNANACTGDEGFKNAERICELTGEKLGISSDLVFPASTGIIGQQLPMDAITTGINDISEQLHSAGGKRAVRAIMTTDTYPKEIAVSFEIDGKEVIIGGMAKGSGMIEPNMATMLGFLSTNLNISQPLLQEALSTAVNRTFNLITVDGDQSTNDTVAILANKTAENKLINTKDDNYYKFLNVLEEVTKYLAQQIVRDGEGATKFVEIEVINALTLSDAKLITRAIGNSQLVKTAIFGEDPNWGRIVAAAGYSGGQVELDRLDVEINGEKLLVNGQKNLIDEDKLRNLLAQDEIKIKLDLHLGQGRYKVWTCDLSYEYVKINAEYHT, encoded by the coding sequence ATATAGTGAATCCGAAGCAAGGTTAGCAGCGGTTTTTACCCAAAATCAGGTAAAAGCTGCTCCAGTATTTATCGGTCAAAAGCTTAGAAAGAATGGTAAAGCTCAAGCTTTAATTATTAATAGCGGTAATGCTAATGCTTGTACTGGAGATGAAGGGTTTAAGAATGCAGAGAGGATCTGTGAACTGACTGGTGAGAAATTGGGAATTAGTAGTGATTTAGTATTTCCAGCTTCAACAGGGATAATAGGACAACAACTACCAATGGATGCTATAACTACTGGTATAAATGACATCAGCGAACAGCTTCATTCAGCAGGTGGTAAACGAGCAGTTAGAGCAATTATGACTACAGATACTTATCCTAAAGAAATAGCAGTTTCTTTTGAGATAGATGGTAAAGAGGTAATTATAGGTGGAATGGCTAAAGGTTCCGGAATGATTGAACCTAATATGGCTACAATGTTAGGATTTTTATCAACAAATTTAAATATTTCTCAACCATTATTACAGGAAGCATTATCAACAGCAGTTAATCGTACTTTTAATCTAATAACTGTTGATGGAGATCAAAGCACTAATGACACAGTGGCTATTTTAGCTAACAAAACTGCTGAAAATAAATTAATTAATACTAAAGATGATAATTATTATAAATTTTTAAATGTTTTAGAAGAAGTAACAAAGTACTTAGCTCAGCAAATAGTTCGTGATGGAGAAGGAGCGACTAAATTTGTAGAAATCGAAGTAATCAACGCTTTAACATTAAGTGATGCGAAATTAATTACTAGAGCTATAGGGAATTCTCAATTGGTTAAGACTGCTATTTTTGGTGAAGATCCAAATTGGGGACGAATTGTAGCTGCTGCTGGTTATTCTGGAGGTCAAGTTGAATTAGATAGATTAGATGTTGAGATTAATGGTGAGAAATTATTGGTAAATGGGCAAAAAAATTTAATAGACGAAGATAAATTACGAAATTTACTGGCTCAAGATGAGATTAAAATTAAATTAGATCTTCATTTAGGTCAAGGAAGATATAAAGTATGGACGTGTGATTTATCATATGAATATGTGAAGATTAATGCTGAATATCATACTTAA